From a single Lolium rigidum isolate FL_2022 chromosome 7, APGP_CSIRO_Lrig_0.1, whole genome shotgun sequence genomic region:
- the LOC124674587 gene encoding leucine-rich repeat receptor-like serine/threonine-protein kinase BAM1 gives MRLHHLPLLVLLAALAARDAAGGDADALLAAKAALEDPTGSLASWSTNATAGPCAWSGVSCDARSGAVVGVDLSGRNLSGAVPSALARLPFLARLDLAANSLSGPIPPSLSRLRLLAHLNLSSNGLNGSFPPPLARLPALQVLDLYNNNFTGPLPLEVAGMAQLRHLHLGGNFFSGEIPAEYGRWGRLQYLAVSGNELSGKIPPELGNLTSLRQLYIGYYNNYSGGIPPELGNMSELVRLDAANCGLSGEIPPELGNLANLDTLFLQVNGLTGRIPPELGRLGSLSSLDLSNNMLSGVIPASFADLKNLTLFNLFRNRLRGDIPEFVGDLPSLEVLQLWENNFTGGIPRRLGRNGRFQMLDLSSNRLTGTLPLELCAGGKLQTLIALGNSLFGAIPDSLGKCRSLTRVRLGENFLNGSIPEGLFDLPNLSQVELQDNLLSGGFPDVVGTGAPNLGGISLSNNQLTGALPASIGSFSGLQRLLLDQNVFTGAIPPEIGRLQQLSKADLSGNSFDGSLPPEIGKCRLLTYLDVSRNNLSGDIPPAISGMGILNYLNLSRNQLYGEIPATIAAMQSLTAVDFSYNNLSGLVPATGQFSYFNATSFAGNPGLCGPYLAPCRHGGAETGHGTHTNGGLSSSLKLIIVLVLLAFSIAFAAMAILKARSLKKASDARAWRLTAFQRLEFTCDEVIDSLKEENIIGKGGAGTVYKGTMPDGDHVAVKRLSAMSRGSSHDHGFSAEIQTLGRIRHRYIVRLLGFCSNNETNLLVYEYMPNGSLGELLHGKKGGHLHWDTRYKIAVEAAKGLCYLHHDCSPPILHRDVKSNNILLDSDFEAHVADFGLAKFLQDSGTSECMSAIAGSYGYIAPEYAYTLKVDEKSDVYSFGVVLLELITGKKPVGEFGDGVDIVHWIKMMTDSNKEEVIKIMDPRLSTVPVHEVMHVFYVALLCVEEQSVQRPTMREVVQILSELPKLTSMHGEELPSSGEGDDSGPVQGLSENVEAAANEANEQHHQQQPRSQSSPPSKLISI, from the exons ATGCGCCTCCACCACCTccccctcctcgtcctcctcgccgcgctcgccgccagggatgcggccggcggcgaCGCCGACGCGTTGCTTGCGGCGAAGGCCGCGCTCGAGGACCCCACCGGCTCGCTCGCGTCCTGGTCGACCAACGCCACTGCCGGCCCGTGCGCGTGGTCCGGCGTGTCCTGCGACGCGCGCTCCGGCGCGGTCGTCGGCGTCGACCTCTCCGGGCGCAATCTCTCCGGCGCCGTCCCGAGCGCCCTCGCCCGGCTCCCCTTCCTCGCGCGCCTCGACCTCGCCGCCAACTCGCTctcgggtcccatcccgccgtcgCTATcccggctccgcctcctcgcccacCTCAACCTCTCCAGCAACGGGCTCAACGGCTCCTTCCCGCCGCCGCTCGCGCGGCTCCCTGCGCTCCAGGTTCTTGATTTGTACAACAATAATTTCACCGGCCCTCTCCCGCTCGAGGTCGCCGGGATGGCGCAGCTCAGGCACCTCCACCTCGGCGGCAACTTCTTCTCCGGGGAGATTCCAGCAGAGTACGGCCGGTGGGGGAGGCTGCAGTATCTCGCCGTCTCCGGCAACGAGCTGTCCGGCAAGATACCTCCGGAATTGGGCAACCTGACGAGCCTCAGGCAGCTCTACATTGGCTACTACAACAACTACTCCGGCGGGATACCGCCCGAGCTCGGGAACATGTCGGAGCTTGTCCGGCTCGACGCGGCGAACTGCGGCCTCTCCGGCGAGATCCCGCCGGAGCTCGGGAATCTCGCCAACCTGGACACGCTGTTCCTGCAGGTGAACGGGCTCACCGGTCGCATCCCGCCGGAGCTGGGCCGGCTCGGGAGCCTCAGCTCGCTCGACCTGTCCAACAACATGCTCTCCGGCGTGATTCCGGCGAGCTTTGCGGATCTTAAGAATCTCACCCTGTTCAACCTCTTCCGGAACAGGCTCAGAGGTGACATCCCCGAGTTCGTCGGCGACCTGCCCAGCCTCGAGGTGCTGCAGCTGTGGGAGAACAACTTCACCGGCGGTATCCCGCGCCGCCTTGGCCGTAACGGCCGCTTCCAGATGCTCGACCTCTCGTCCAACAGGCTCACGGGTACCCTCCCGCTGGAGCTGTGCGCCGGAGGCAAGCTGCAGACGCTCATCGCGCTCGGCAACTCCCTATTCGGCGCAATTCCGGATTCTCTCGGAAAATGCCGGTCGCTCACGCGCGTCCGCCTCGGCGAGAACTTCTTGAATGGTTCAATCCCCGAAGGTCTCTTCGATCTGCCGAATCTCTCTCAGGTGGAGCTCCAGGACAACCTCCTGTCCGGCGGCTTCCCGGACGTTGTGGGCACTGGCGCACCGAATCTTGGGGGGATTAGCCTCTCCAACAACCAGCTCACTGGCGCATTGCCGGCGTCCATCGGGAGCTTCTCTGGGTTGCAGAGGCTGCTTCTTGATCAGAATGTGTTCACCGGGGCCATACCGCCAGAGATTGGCCGGCTGCAGCAGCTGTCCAAGGCTGATCTTAGCGGCAATTCGTTCGATGGCAGCCTGCCGCCGGAGATTGGAAAATGTCGGTTGCTCACTTACCTTGATGTCAGCCGGAACAACCTGTCGGGAGATATACCGCCGGCTATCTCCGGCATGGGGATACTGAACTATCTGAACCTATCCCGAAACCAGCTTTATGGAGAGATACCAGCAACCATTGCTGCAATGCAGAGCCTCACGGCCGTGGACTTCTCATACAACAACCTGTCTGGGCTTGTGCCAGCGACCGGGCAGTTCAGCTACTTCAATGCCACGTCCTTCGCTGGCAATCCAGGCTTATGCGGGCCGTACCTTGCGCCATGCCGCCATGGTGGTGCTGAAACAGGCCATGGCACACACACTAATGGTGGGCTGTCCAGTAGCCTCAAGCTGATCATCGTCCTCGTCTTGCTTGCCTTCTCCATCGCATTTGCTGCCATGGCAATCTTGAAGGCCCGGTCACTGAAGAAAGCCAGCGATGCACGTGCTTGGAGGCTCACTGCTTTCCAGCGCCTTGAATTCACATGTGACGAGGTGATCGATAGTCTCAAGGAAGAGAACATCATCGGCAAAGGTGGAGCCGGCACTGTGTACAAGGGGACAATGCCAGATGGTGATCATGTTGCAGTGAAGAGACTTTCTGCGATGAGCCGTGGCTCGTCACATGACCATGGTTTCTCTGCGGAGATACAGACACTTGGGAGGATCCGGCACCGCTACATTGTACGGCTACTTGGCTTCTGCTCGAACAACGAGACGAATCTTCTGGTGTATGAGTATATGCCTAATGGCAGCCTGGGGGAGCTACTCCATGGGAAGAAGGGCGGCCACCTGCACTGGGATACTCGGTACAAGATAGCTGTTGAGGCTGCCAAGGGTCTATGCTATCTTCACCATGATTGCTCACCACCAATCCTGCACCGCGATGTCAAATCAAACAACATTCTCCTTGACTCCGATTTTGaagcacatgttgctgatttcggGCTTGCCAAGTTTTTGCAGGACTCTGGCACATCAGAGTGTATGTCAGCCATTGCCGGTTCTTATGGCTATATTGCTCCAG AGTATGCGTATACTCTCAAGGTTGATGAAAAGAGCGATGTATACAGCTTTGGTGTAGTTCTTCTTGAGCTGATAACTGGAAAGAAGCCAGTAGGGGAGTTTGGCGATGGTGTCGACATTGTTCACTGGATCAAGATGATGACCGACTCAAACAAGGAGGAGGTTATCAAGATCATGGACCCCAGGCTCTCAACTGTGCCGGTGCATGAGGTAATGCATGTCTTCTATGTTGCGTTGCTCTGTGTTGAGGAGCAGAGCGTGCAGAGACCAACAATGCGGGAGGTGGTGCAAATCCTCAGTGAGCTTCCCAAGCTGACTTCGATGCATGGAGAGGAGCTTCCTAGTAGCGGGGAAGGTGACGACTCTGGTCCGGTGCAGGGACTTTCTGAAAATGTGGAGGCAGCGGCCAATGAAGCCAACGAGCAGCACCATCAGCAGCAGCCTCGCTCGCAGTCTTCGCCGCCTTCGAAACTCATCAGCATCTGA